In Thermodesulfovibrionales bacterium, the following are encoded in one genomic region:
- a CDS encoding MoaD/ThiS family protein: MRVFVKLFATLRNFGPDEQEIEIPDNSTIEEVLKVLNLPEKIPLLKIVNGEHRSIHHCLKEGDEIAFFPPIAGGGGRE, translated from the coding sequence ATGAGAGTCTTTGTCAAACTCTTTGCGACCTTGCGGAATTTCGGGCCTGACGAGCAGGAGATCGAGATACCTGACAACTCCACCATCGAGGAAGTGCTCAAGGTATTGAATCTTCCGGAAAAGATCCCCCTCCTCAAGATTGTGAATGGTGAGCACAGAAGCATACACCATTGCCTGAAGGAAGGAGACGAGATCGCATTCTTTCCCCCTATTGCCGGGGGGGGCGGGAGAGAATGA